In Paralichthys olivaceus isolate ysfri-2021 chromosome 1, ASM2471397v2, whole genome shotgun sequence, the following are encoded in one genomic region:
- the mindy2 gene encoding ubiquitin carboxyl-terminal hydrolase MINDY-2 → MEKNANLHRDADGSSVCATIAPEMGDVSVGGGVKGAAEKCRTSEAPLGTLVDASCSDSTADVAAPGAAPVTSSAGKSDVSEPVQVLPAQEGAKPEGSGSWCGDRISNGMGHDSVLLASGDMEGGASKLVNNTTDGPSSPPAKESAGSACAGSEATKLAKPTLLCPDDAITADCKSGDRTLSEGLPSGSDRDASLGGESRSIDSLESFSNLNSCPSSDLNSEGLEDRGLALALQSEFGAEGTKTACSKDRAAGQSIYHIKWIKWREENTPIITQNENGPCPLLAIMNVLLLAWKVKMPPMMEIITAEQLMEYLGDYILETKPKEISEAQRLNYEQNMSDAMAVLHKLQTGLDVNVKFTGVRVFEYTPECIVFDLLDIPLYHGWLVDPQMHDIVKAVGNCSYNQLVEKIISCKQSDNSELAGEGIVAEQFLSSTATQLTYHGLCELTSTVQEGELCVFFRNNHFSTMIKYKGQLYLLVTDQGFLTEEKVVWESLHNVDGDGNFCDSEFRLRPPSDPETVYRGQQDQIDQDYLMALSLQQEQQSQDLQWEQLPEGISDLELAKKLQEEEDRRASQYYQEQEQEQAAAAAQGQQEAAEGDEADRGGAGAGGSAAGAGTAAAAGATPSPGKQSSSGERKTKKEAKDKDKCVIL, encoded by the exons ATGGAGAAAAATGCAAACCTGCACCGAGACGCCGACGGGAGCTCCGTGTGCGCCACGATCGCGCCGGAGATGGGCGACGTCTCGGTCGGCGGCGGAGTGAAAGGAGCCGCCGAGAAATGCAGGACTAGTGAGGCTCCCCTCGGTACTTTGGTGGACGCCAGTTGTAGTGACAGCACCGCGGACGTTGCTGCTCCCGGCGCCGCTCCTGTCACGTCCAGCGCCGGGAAGTCTGACGTGTCGGAGCCGGTCCAAGTCCTCCCCGCGCAGGAGGGTGCGAAACCCGAGGGGAGCGGATCGTGGTGCGGGGATCGGATCAGTAACGGGATGGGGCATGACTCGGTGCTGCTGGCCTCAGGAGATATGGAGGGTGGTGCCTCAAAGTTAGTAAACAACACAACCGACGGGCCGTCCTCGCCTCCCGCAAAGGAGAGCGCGGGTTCGGCTTGTGCGGGAAGTGAAGCGACTAAACTTGCCAAGCCGACGCTTCTGTGTCCGGACGACGCGATCACAGCGGACTGTAAGTCCGGCGATCGCACCTTATCCGAGGGATTGCCGAGTGGGAGTGACCGCGATGCCAGCCTCGGCGGAGAGTCCCGAAGCATCGATTCACTCGAGTCCTTCTCCAACCTCAACTCGTGCCCCAGCTCGGACCTGAACAGCGAGGGGCTGGAGGACCGGGGGCTGGCCCTGGCCCTGCAGAGCGAGTTCGGGGCCGAGGGGACCAAGACCGCCTGCAGTAAGGACCGGGCCGCCGGACAGTCCATATACCACATTAAGTGGATCAAGTGGAGGGAGGAGAACACTCCCATCATCACCCAGAACGAGAACGGCCCGTGTCCATTACTGGCAATTATGAATGTCCTCCTGCTCGCATGGAAG GTTAAGATGCCACCCATGATGGAGATTATAACCGCAGAGCAACTGATGGAGTATCTAG GAGACTACATTCTTGAAACCAAGCCTAAAGAGATATCAGAGGCTCAGCGGCTAAACTATGAGCAG AACATGAGTGATGCCATGGCTGTGTTGCACAAGCTGCAGACCGGTCTGGATGTGAATGTGAAGTTCACGGGGGTGCGAGTCTTCGAGTACACCCCAGAATGCattgtgtttgatctgctggaCATCCCCCTTTACCACGGCTGGCTGGTTGACCCCCAG ATGCATGACATTGTCAAGGCAGTGGGCAACTGCAGCTACAACCAGCTGGTGGAGAAGATAATATCCTGCAAACAGTCTGACAACAGCGAGCTGGCAGGTGAAG GCATCGTAGCAGAGCAGTTCCTGAGCAGCACAGCCACTCAGCTGACGTACCACGGCCTATGTGAGCTCACATCCACTGTACAGGAGGGAGAGCTCTGCGTCTTTTTCAGGAACAACCACTTCAGCACCATGATCAAATACAAG GGCCAGCTGTACCTCCTGGTTACAGATCAAGGTTTCCTGACAGAGGAGAAGGTCGTCTGGGAGAGTCTGCACAATGTCGACGGAGATGGCAACTTCTGTGACTCCGAGTTCCGGTTGCGGCCGCCCTCCGACCCAGAGACGGTGTACCGCGGCCAGCAAGATCAGATAGACCAG gATTATCTAATGGCGctgtcactgcagcaggagcagcaaagCCAGGACCTACAGTGGGAGCAGCTCCCTGAGGGCATCAGTGACCTCGAGCTGGCGAAGAAGcttcaggaggaagaagacCGACGAGCCTCCCAGTACTaccaggagcaggagcaggagcaggcgGCGGCAGCGGCACag GGCCAGCAGGAGGCTGCGGAGGGAGACGAGGCGGACAGAGGAGGTGCAGGGGCAGGTGGTTCGGCAGCCGGTGCCGGGACGGCAGCAGCGGCCGGAGCCACGCCCAGTCCGGGAAAGCAGTCCTCAAGTGGGGAGCGCAAAACCAAGAAAGAAGCGAAGGATAAagacaaatgtgttattttgtaA